Proteins from a single region of Aureibacter tunicatorum:
- the mce gene encoding methylmalonyl-CoA epimerase gives MNISHIEHIGIAVNDLKEAIDYYEGLLGLKCYAIEEVEEQKVRTAFFKVGDTKIELLESTEANGPIGKFIEKRGQGIHHIAFAVKDIQKNLDEAVAKDVKVIDKSPRKGAEGLDIAFLHPKSTFGVLTELCENNN, from the coding sequence ATGAACATCTCACACATTGAACATATCGGCATAGCTGTAAATGATCTTAAAGAAGCTATTGATTATTATGAAGGATTGCTGGGTTTGAAATGCTATGCCATCGAGGAAGTTGAGGAGCAAAAAGTGAGAACAGCATTTTTCAAAGTTGGCGACACTAAGATCGAACTGCTTGAATCTACGGAAGCGAATGGACCAATAGGCAAATTCATTGAAAAAAGAGGCCAAGGAATTCATCATATTGCTTTCGCAGTGAAAGACATCCAGAAAAATCTGGACGAAGCTGTTGCCAAAGACGTTAAAGTCATCGACAAATCGCCTCGAAAAGGAGCTGAAGGACTTGACATCGCATTTTTACACCCTAAATCCACTTTTGGAGTACTTACAGAACTCTGCGAAAACAACAATTAA
- a CDS encoding acetyl-CoA hydrolase/transferase family protein, whose product MKNKFVSAQEATSLIQSNSRVIIQGGAGTPMTLAQAMTERAEYLENVEIVHLHTEGPANYALPEYLNSFHTNAFFIGGNIRKYVNEGSATYIPIFLSDIPKLFSSGKMPIDTALIHVSPPDERGYCSLGVSIDIIKPALEVTKIVIAQVNPNMPRTYGDAIIHESMIDAMVNVEDPVYEMKINPPTEQEAQIGKNVASLIPDGATLQMGIGGIPNAVLGYMNNHKDLGIHTEMFSDGIIELVEKGIINGEKKNINRGKITSGFAMGTRKLYDFMDNNPMVEMMNIGYVNDTANIRKNDNVMAINSAIEVDITGQICADSIGTRMYSGVGGQMDFMRGAALSNGGKAITALPANTNKGISKIVPTLKEGAGVVTTRAHAQYVITEFGIAELHGKSLVQRAHALINVAHPEHRESLERAARERFGRIFGVYASASNTELV is encoded by the coding sequence ATGAAGAATAAATTTGTTAGCGCTCAAGAAGCCACATCGCTTATACAATCCAATTCAAGAGTTATTATCCAAGGAGGAGCAGGAACTCCTATGACGCTTGCCCAAGCCATGACGGAAAGAGCTGAATATTTGGAAAATGTTGAAATCGTGCATTTGCATACGGAAGGACCTGCCAATTACGCATTGCCTGAGTATTTGAATAGTTTTCATACCAATGCCTTTTTTATCGGAGGCAATATCAGAAAATATGTGAATGAAGGCAGCGCCACTTATATACCTATATTCCTTAGCGACATTCCTAAGTTATTCAGCAGCGGCAAAATGCCGATTGATACCGCTTTGATTCATGTTTCCCCGCCTGATGAAAGAGGTTATTGCTCATTAGGCGTATCAATAGATATTATCAAGCCTGCTTTGGAAGTTACGAAAATTGTCATTGCTCAGGTGAATCCAAACATGCCTAGAACATATGGAGACGCTATCATTCATGAAAGCATGATTGACGCTATGGTCAATGTGGAAGACCCTGTTTATGAAATGAAAATCAATCCTCCCACAGAACAAGAAGCTCAAATCGGAAAGAATGTCGCAAGCTTGATCCCTGACGGCGCGACTTTGCAAATGGGGATCGGAGGTATTCCAAATGCTGTGCTAGGCTACATGAATAATCATAAAGACCTCGGCATACATACGGAGATGTTCTCCGATGGAATTATTGAACTTGTGGAAAAAGGCATTATCAATGGCGAGAAGAAAAATATCAACCGAGGAAAAATCACCTCAGGTTTCGCCATGGGAACGCGCAAGCTCTATGACTTCATGGACAACAACCCAATGGTGGAAATGATGAATATCGGCTATGTAAACGATACAGCCAATATCAGAAAAAACGACAATGTAATGGCCATCAATTCAGCCATAGAAGTTGACATCACTGGACAAATTTGCGCCGACTCAATCGGCACACGCATGTATTCGGGAGTTGGAGGCCAAATGGACTTCATGAGAGGAGCGGCATTGTCCAATGGCGGAAAAGCAATCACAGCACTGCCTGCGAACACCAATAAAGGCATTAGCAAGATTGTCCCTACGCTAAAAGAAGGCGCAGGCGTCGTAACGACAAGAGCTCATGCGCAATATGTCATCACTGAATTCGGCATAGCGGAATTACATGGAAAAAGCTTGGTTCAAAGAGCTCATGCACTTATCAACGTCGCTCATCCTGAACACAGAGAAAGCTTGGAAAGAGCTGCAAGAGAAAGATTTGGAAGAATATTCGGTGTATATGCTTCCGCATCCAATACCGAACTAGTATAA
- a CDS encoding acyl-CoA carboxylase subunit beta, protein MEKNQAKIKELIDKRAEARLGGGEKRINAQHNKGKMTARERIELLMDEGSFEEFDMFVTHRTKSFGLDKQKYLSDGVVTGRGTVDGRIVFVFAQDFTVFGGSLSETYAQKICKVMDQAMKVGAPVIGLNDSGGARIQEGVRSLAGYAEIFQRNIMASGVIPQISGIFGPCAGGAVYSPALTDFIIMSEENSYMFVTGPKVVQTVTGEVISTDDLGGANMHATKSGVAHFMSQDDEEGILLTRKILSYLPSNNLEDPPILESHDPIERLGDTLNEIIPEDVNKPYSMHDVIHEVVDNNEFLEVHRNYAQNIIVGFARFNGRPVGMVANNPSHLAGVLDIEASRKAARFVRFCDCFNIPLVTMVDVPGFLPGSNQEYGGIIVHGAKLLFAYGEATVPKITITLRKSYGGAHDVMSCKQLRGDINYAWPTAEIAVMGAKGAVEVLEGRNISKLESDEEKVKYVQEKEEEYTKKFANPYEAAKFGYIDDIIEPRNTRFRVIRALEALANKKDHNPPKKHSNIPL, encoded by the coding sequence ATGGAAAAAAACCAAGCTAAAATAAAAGAGCTTATCGACAAAAGAGCCGAAGCTCGATTGGGAGGTGGTGAAAAACGCATCAATGCCCAGCACAACAAAGGCAAGATGACAGCCCGCGAAAGAATTGAGTTGCTTATGGATGAAGGCAGCTTCGAAGAGTTCGACATGTTCGTAACTCACAGAACAAAATCTTTCGGGCTTGACAAGCAAAAGTATCTTTCCGATGGTGTTGTAACTGGACGAGGAACTGTGGATGGAAGAATTGTTTTTGTCTTTGCCCAGGACTTCACTGTTTTTGGTGGTTCGCTTTCAGAAACTTACGCTCAGAAAATATGCAAGGTCATGGATCAAGCCATGAAAGTCGGAGCTCCTGTCATCGGATTAAATGATTCTGGAGGCGCTCGTATTCAAGAAGGCGTTCGAAGCTTGGCTGGATATGCGGAAATCTTCCAAAGAAACATCATGGCCTCGGGCGTTATTCCTCAAATCTCTGGAATATTTGGGCCGTGCGCCGGCGGTGCGGTATATTCTCCAGCGCTCACAGATTTCATCATCATGAGCGAGGAAAACAGCTACATGTTCGTGACGGGACCAAAAGTAGTTCAAACCGTTACAGGTGAAGTTATATCAACCGACGATTTAGGCGGTGCCAATATGCACGCGACCAAATCCGGAGTCGCTCATTTCATGTCGCAAGACGACGAAGAAGGAATATTGTTGACCAGAAAGATTCTTAGCTATCTTCCATCCAACAATCTCGAAGATCCTCCAATATTGGAAAGCCATGATCCTATCGAAAGACTTGGAGACACGCTGAATGAGATCATCCCTGAGGATGTAAACAAGCCATACAGCATGCATGATGTCATCCACGAAGTAGTTGACAACAATGAATTTTTGGAAGTGCACCGCAACTACGCGCAAAACATCATTGTAGGATTTGCCAGATTCAATGGCCGCCCTGTAGGGATGGTAGCGAACAATCCTTCGCACCTTGCAGGTGTGTTAGACATAGAAGCGTCGAGAAAAGCCGCACGATTCGTTAGGTTCTGTGATTGCTTCAATATTCCATTGGTAACAATGGTTGATGTGCCGGGATTCCTGCCGGGCAGCAATCAAGAATATGGAGGCATCATCGTGCATGGAGCGAAATTGCTTTTTGCCTATGGAGAAGCTACCGTTCCTAAAATAACTATCACTCTAAGAAAATCTTATGGCGGAGCTCACGATGTAATGAGTTGCAAGCAACTTCGAGGCGATATCAATTACGCTTGGCCTACGGCGGAAATCGCTGTTATGGGAGCTAAGGGAGCTGTAGAGGTCCTTGAAGGAAGAAATATTTCCAAACTCGAATCGGATGAGGAGAAAGTGAAATATGTTCAAGAAAAAGAGGAAGAGTACACTAAGAAATTCGCTAATCCTTACGAAGCCGCAAAATTCGGCTATATCGATGACATCATCGAGCCAAGAAACACTAGATTCAGAGTGATCAGAGCATTGGAAGCATTAGCGAATAAAAAAGATCATAATCCTCCAAAAAAGCACAGCAACATACCATTATAA
- a CDS encoding biotin/lipoyl-containing protein has protein sequence MKQYKFKINGNKYAVDIHSAEGNMIELEVNGTAYTVEMEKELSASKTPKIVRSPIKKAEVPATGPSNKVKKVTAPLPGTILEIKIKEGDQVNRGDILLVMEAMKMENSIGAENAGVVKSISVKAGDNVLQGDVMVELG, from the coding sequence ATGAAACAATATAAATTCAAGATAAACGGGAATAAGTATGCTGTGGACATCCATTCCGCCGAAGGCAATATGATTGAGCTTGAGGTGAATGGCACTGCCTACACGGTAGAAATGGAAAAAGAGCTAAGCGCCTCTAAAACTCCTAAAATCGTAAGATCCCCGATCAAAAAAGCCGAAGTGCCTGCCACAGGCCCTAGCAACAAAGTCAAAAAGGTAACCGCTCCTCTGCCTGGAACTATTTTGGAAATCAAAATCAAAGAAGGAGACCAAGTAAATCGAGGCGATATCCTGTTGGTGATGGAAGCGATGAAAATGGAAAACAGCATTGGAGCTGAAAATGCAGGCGTAGTAAAGTCTATCTCTGTAAAAGCCGGTGACAATGTGTTGCAAGGAGATGTGATGGTGGAATTAGGATAG
- a CDS encoding OadG family protein, whose product MDQSLAIQEGLAISLTGILVVFMALTSLALFFHFVMPFMMTLPDRLKEAKTQKEKETLMKRINTEPLPGEENAAIAAAIQMYMNELHDDESTTLTINKQPKAYSPWSSKIYSTHQVR is encoded by the coding sequence ATGGATCAATCACTTGCAATACAAGAAGGCTTGGCCATTTCGCTTACGGGCATATTGGTGGTATTCATGGCATTAACATCTCTGGCTTTGTTTTTCCATTTTGTCATGCCTTTCATGATGACTTTGCCTGACAGACTCAAGGAAGCCAAGACTCAGAAGGAAAAGGAAACGCTAATGAAACGCATTAACACCGAACCTTTGCCTGGAGAGGAAAACGCCGCCATCGCAGCCGCAATACAGATGTATATGAATGAACTGCATGACGATGAGTCAACAACTCTAACCATCAACAAACAACCAAAAGCCTACTCCCCTTGGAGTTCTAAAATTTATTCAACGCACCAGGTTAGATAA
- a CDS encoding sodium ion-translocating decarboxylase subunit beta: MKRILTLTGIFSLIGIIWAVAGESTIGTLSSLNVSAGSNSALGLIVYKVQSGLLEFFGNTGFLNASIGNIAMIFIGLIFIYLAIKFDYEPLLLIPIGTGILIGNIPFVAGNQIGIYESGSVLNYLYFGVVKGIYPPLIFLGIGAMTDFSTLIANPKLMLLGAAAQIGIFATFLGALYLGFALPEAGAIGIIGGADGPTSIFLASKLANGVNILPDGTTVKNLIGPIAIAAYSYMALVPVIQPPIMRLLISKKDRKIKMKPPRSVSQTEKILFPIIGLILCGLITPSALPLLGMLFFGNLLKESTRTNRLADTARNSMINIVTILLGVTVGASTQADVFITKDSLLIFGLGALSFCVATACGLFAAKLMNAFLKGNNRINPLIGAAGVSAVPDSARVVQHEGLKSDPSNHLLMHAMAPNVSGVIGSAVAAGILLSFLN, encoded by the coding sequence ATGAAAAGGATATTAACATTGACCGGAATATTCAGCCTCATAGGAATCATATGGGCTGTTGCCGGCGAATCAACTATAGGAACTCTATCCAGCTTGAATGTATCTGCTGGTTCGAATAGCGCTTTGGGCTTGATCGTATACAAAGTTCAAAGCGGCCTGTTGGAGTTCTTTGGAAACACAGGCTTTCTTAATGCTTCCATTGGAAACATTGCGATGATCTTCATCGGCCTTATCTTCATATATTTGGCCATCAAATTTGATTATGAGCCGCTGTTGCTAATACCTATCGGCACAGGCATACTAATAGGAAACATTCCATTTGTAGCTGGAAATCAAATTGGCATTTATGAAAGCGGATCGGTATTGAACTACCTATATTTTGGAGTTGTGAAAGGTATTTACCCTCCCTTGATATTTCTGGGAATTGGCGCAATGACCGATTTTTCAACGCTTATCGCCAATCCAAAGCTCATGCTGCTGGGAGCGGCAGCTCAGATTGGGATTTTCGCGACATTCCTAGGCGCATTGTACCTTGGTTTTGCCTTGCCTGAAGCGGGAGCAATTGGCATCATCGGAGGAGCTGACGGACCAACATCGATCTTCCTTGCCTCAAAGCTTGCCAATGGCGTGAACATCTTGCCGGATGGAACTACAGTGAAAAACCTTATTGGCCCGATAGCCATAGCCGCTTACTCTTACATGGCATTGGTGCCGGTAATTCAACCTCCAATCATGAGACTTCTAATCTCCAAAAAAGATAGAAAGATCAAAATGAAACCGCCGAGAAGCGTTAGCCAAACAGAAAAAATCTTATTCCCAATTATCGGTTTGATACTTTGCGGATTGATTACGCCTAGCGCTCTGCCTTTGCTTGGCATGTTGTTCTTCGGAAACTTGCTTAAAGAGTCCACTCGCACCAACCGCCTTGCGGATACTGCCAGAAACTCAATGATCAATATTGTAACGATATTGCTTGGTGTTACTGTCGGAGCTTCGACTCAAGCTGATGTGTTTATCACTAAGGATTCTCTGTTAATCTTCGGGCTTGGAGCCTTATCTTTTTGCGTAGCCACCGCATGCGGACTTTTTGCGGCAAAGCTCATGAACGCATTCTTGAAAGGAAACAACAGAATCAATCCGCTCATCGGAGCCGCTGGTGTTTCTGCTGTGCCTGACAGCGCCAGAGTAGTGCAACATGAAGGACTTAAATCAGACCCTTCCAACCACTTGCTAATGCATGCCATGGCTCCAAATGTATCCGGAGTAATTGGATCGGCAGTAGCGGCTGGTATACTGCTCAGCTTTCTTAACTGA
- a CDS encoding methylmalonyl-CoA mutase family protein, whose protein sequence is MENSPLTFSEFSPTGKDAWVEKVIADLKGADFNKKLVWKTENGQQIQPFYTKEDLPEEDYTSIIQNSLKTDFASDPSPRQWTNFMKINVESNEQAHAEVHEGLQNSVEAFVFDMKNVISLDFKTVFKGVEIDCISIAFTNVKNPARIAFELLEYADKNGFDLNKLNGFIEADVLKKMTSGAKVSEENIQRLAQAIEMVSKCPNLSCFVISGQEFGDAGANHVQQIAFTLNKIVETIDLLESQEISVEDIIDKVQLITPVGVDYFHEIAKFRALRIAVIDMLSVYSTDINGQNIKITATSSFWSKSIYDPHVNMLRNTTEAMSSVLGGANNLIIDAYDDTFARSDKFSKRISYNISRLLKEESYFDKVADPSGGSYYIENLTKNIIESSLDLFKTIEKHNGFTSAYEKGIISELISHVREDKYAKYSSRRTTIVGTNRYPNNNESVQPTDPKENLGLGKHRASAVFDKLRQNTERYVLNGNKRPKVLLSLYGHPAMRKARSTFSGDFFGTAGFEIEEKYFNSALEAATASANSDASIVVICGSDQDYANEGVNYLETFKAINNNKLLVLAGNPVDILDTLKSAGLDGNIHVKTNAINELTEIQRKLGVIQ, encoded by the coding sequence ATGGAAAACTCGCCCCTTACTTTTTCAGAATTCAGCCCAACAGGAAAAGACGCATGGGTTGAAAAAGTGATAGCTGACTTGAAAGGAGCCGACTTCAATAAAAAGCTTGTTTGGAAAACTGAAAATGGACAGCAAATTCAACCATTTTACACCAAAGAAGACTTGCCTGAGGAAGACTACACTTCTATCATTCAAAATAGTCTGAAAACAGACTTTGCATCAGACCCCTCGCCTCGACAGTGGACGAACTTCATGAAAATCAATGTCGAGAGCAATGAACAAGCGCATGCGGAAGTCCACGAAGGACTGCAAAACTCCGTTGAAGCATTTGTTTTCGACATGAAAAATGTCATCAGCCTGGATTTCAAAACGGTTTTCAAAGGCGTAGAGATCGATTGCATCTCCATAGCTTTCACAAATGTTAAGAATCCAGCCAGAATAGCTTTCGAGCTTTTGGAGTATGCTGACAAAAATGGTTTTGACTTGAATAAGCTCAATGGATTCATTGAGGCAGATGTTCTTAAAAAGATGACTTCAGGCGCGAAGGTGAGCGAAGAAAATATTCAAAGACTCGCCCAAGCCATCGAAATGGTCTCCAAATGCCCGAATTTGTCATGCTTTGTGATTTCAGGCCAAGAATTTGGCGACGCCGGAGCCAATCATGTGCAGCAAATTGCTTTCACACTCAACAAAATCGTTGAAACCATTGACCTGCTTGAAAGCCAAGAAATCTCCGTTGAGGATATTATCGACAAAGTACAGTTGATCACACCTGTCGGAGTTGACTATTTCCATGAAATTGCCAAGTTCAGAGCTTTAAGAATTGCGGTCATCGACATGTTATCCGTATATTCTACAGATATCAATGGCCAAAATATAAAGATCACGGCTACTTCGTCCTTTTGGTCAAAATCCATCTACGATCCTCATGTGAACATGCTTCGCAATACAACCGAAGCCATGAGTTCCGTGCTTGGCGGCGCGAACAATTTGATCATTGACGCCTACGACGACACATTCGCAAGATCCGATAAATTCAGCAAGAGAATTTCTTACAATATTTCAAGACTGCTCAAAGAGGAATCATATTTTGACAAAGTCGCTGATCCTTCAGGAGGCTCGTATTACATCGAAAACCTGACGAAGAATATCATCGAAAGCTCATTGGACTTATTCAAAACCATTGAAAAGCATAATGGCTTCACCAGTGCTTACGAGAAAGGAATCATCTCCGAGCTTATCTCGCATGTAAGAGAAGACAAATACGCCAAGTATTCTTCAAGAAGAACAACAATCGTTGGCACCAACAGATATCCAAACAACAACGAATCTGTGCAGCCTACCGATCCAAAAGAAAACCTTGGCCTTGGTAAGCATCGAGCGTCTGCGGTTTTTGATAAATTAAGACAAAATACCGAAAGGTATGTGCTCAATGGCAACAAAAGACCCAAAGTGCTTCTATCGCTTTACGGACACCCTGCCATGAGAAAAGCAAGATCAACATTCTCAGGCGATTTCTTCGGCACGGCAGGATTTGAGATTGAAGAAAAATATTTCAACTCGGCTCTAGAGGCAGCTACAGCTTCGGCAAATTCAGATGCAAGCATTGTAGTCATCTGCGGATCTGATCAAGATTACGCTAACGAAGGTGTGAACTATTTGGAAACCTTTAAAGCCATAAACAACAACAAATTGCTCGTGCTGGCCGGAAATCCTGTTGATATTTTAGATACGCTAAAATCAGCGGGACTTGATGGAAATATCCATGTGAAAACCAATGCGATCAATGAGTTGACAGAAATTCAACGCAAACTTGGTGTCATCCAATAA
- a CDS encoding AAA family ATPase codes for MDASISKRKNRLRSVLEEISKGVYEKEEAISLALLSALANESLFMIGPPGVGKSMVARRLKLIYEQSNAFEYLMNRFSTTDEIFGPISITKLSKEDKYERITKDYLPDATIVFLDEIWKAGPAIQNTLLTVLNERVYRNGDKTELIKMKAFIAASNELPEEGQGLEALWDRFLVRYEVSNIQDESLFYQMISDAEIQEPLVTNGFSDYELNQWSQLVDHIEMPKYILEALTNVRKLIHKHNVEAVNAEKIYVSDRRWKKMVRLMKYSAFLNDRESVSFSDCLLLSHCLWNKNDQFDLVKGWLLQVVGNIGLYEKFGLESAKQQIAQFDELGKRLTREEKMVKKDVPKLVDGEYYLLENSIFPHNRILADDFDILGHTVVPCRLYAASADFETYQISRLSNTELEVSMNGNKHNFRLRCVRKEAKTLIPKRCGSRELKSLEEKYRRLSVFFEHTQDEITFILNSEVDEHKGHLFLSNDLKSAYKLKVHSISAELEGMVSELKKMMKSYGESR; via the coding sequence ATGGACGCATCAATTTCAAAAAGGAAAAATCGCCTGCGAAGCGTATTGGAGGAAATATCTAAAGGGGTTTATGAAAAGGAGGAAGCGATTTCGCTGGCTTTGCTATCCGCTTTGGCTAATGAAAGCTTGTTTATGATTGGCCCGCCTGGAGTAGGCAAGAGTATGGTGGCTAGGCGATTGAAACTTATTTATGAACAATCGAATGCTTTTGAGTATTTGATGAATCGCTTCAGCACTACCGATGAAATTTTTGGGCCAATTTCCATTACCAAGCTGAGCAAAGAAGATAAATACGAGAGAATCACCAAAGATTATTTGCCGGATGCGACCATCGTTTTTTTGGATGAAATATGGAAAGCGGGTCCGGCTATACAAAATACTTTATTGACAGTTCTCAATGAGCGAGTATATAGAAATGGCGACAAGACGGAACTAATTAAGATGAAGGCCTTTATCGCCGCATCAAACGAACTTCCTGAAGAAGGGCAAGGTCTTGAGGCTTTATGGGATAGGTTTTTAGTTAGATACGAGGTTTCGAATATTCAGGACGAAAGCCTATTTTATCAAATGATTTCAGATGCTGAAATTCAAGAGCCTTTGGTGACGAATGGATTTAGCGATTACGAACTGAATCAATGGAGTCAGCTTGTTGACCATATTGAAATGCCCAAGTATATATTGGAAGCATTGACGAATGTCAGAAAATTGATCCACAAGCATAATGTGGAAGCCGTGAATGCTGAAAAGATTTATGTGTCAGACAGAAGGTGGAAGAAGATGGTCAGATTGATGAAATATTCCGCTTTTCTGAATGACAGGGAAAGTGTCTCTTTTTCCGATTGTTTGTTATTGTCTCATTGTCTATGGAATAAGAATGATCAATTTGATTTAGTGAAAGGGTGGTTGTTGCAGGTCGTTGGAAATATTGGGCTGTATGAAAAGTTTGGATTGGAGTCTGCCAAGCAACAAATAGCTCAGTTTGACGAATTAGGCAAGCGCTTGACCCGAGAAGAGAAAATGGTGAAAAAAGATGTACCTAAGTTGGTGGATGGCGAATACTATTTGCTTGAAAACTCTATTTTTCCCCATAATCGAATATTGGCTGACGATTTTGATATTTTGGGGCATACGGTGGTTCCTTGTCGTTTGTATGCGGCTTCCGCTGATTTTGAAACCTATCAAATTTCTAGATTGTCGAATACAGAGCTTGAGGTTTCTATGAACGGCAATAAGCATAATTTCAGATTAAGATGTGTTAGAAAAGAGGCGAAAACACTTATCCCCAAACGATGCGGCTCAAGAGAATTGAAATCCTTGGAAGAAAAGTATCGTAGGCTAAGTGTGTTTTTTGAGCATACCCAAGATGAGATAACATTCATACTCAATTCAGAAGTGGATGAACATAAAGGCCATTTGTTTTTATCTAATGATTTAAAGAGTGCCTACAAGCTTAAGGTCCATAGTATATCAGCGGAACTTGAGGGAATGGTGAGCGAGTTGAAAAAAATGATGAAGTCTTATGGAGAATCTCGTTAA
- the meaB gene encoding methylmalonyl Co-A mutase-associated GTPase MeaB → MKRRFRPEEYAQKLLEGDIVMLSQAITLVESRLESDRLIAEKLMEIILPHVGKSIRVGITGVPGVGKSTFIESFGSLIANQGHKLAVLTIDPSSQRSGGSILGDKTRMESLSNHPNAYVRPSASGHSLGGVQEKTRETMLLCEAAGFDVILIETVGVGQSEVAVEGMVDFFLLLMLSGAGDELQGIKRGIMEIADSLVITKSDGDNIDRSKLAARQYQNALHLFPPSDSGWIPKVMTCSAVENSGLDHIWNTIKEYESLCKSNGYFGEKRASQNLKWLKENIQSKLNQMFYQDEGMAFLMKNIERQVSNDVLPVNVGVRQLMEYFLNNRKEGVKD, encoded by the coding sequence ATGAAAAGAAGGTTCAGACCGGAAGAATACGCCCAGAAGCTGCTGGAGGGCGATATAGTGATGTTGAGTCAAGCGATTACATTGGTGGAAAGTAGATTGGAATCGGATCGCTTAATTGCAGAGAAGTTGATGGAAATCATATTGCCGCATGTTGGAAAGTCAATAAGAGTGGGGATCACTGGTGTGCCCGGTGTTGGCAAGAGCACATTTATAGAGAGCTTTGGTAGTTTGATAGCGAATCAAGGCCATAAGCTGGCGGTGTTGACCATTGATCCCAGCAGCCAAAGATCTGGAGGCAGTATATTGGGAGACAAAACTCGTATGGAATCTTTGTCCAATCATCCGAATGCCTATGTGAGACCTTCAGCATCGGGCCATTCATTGGGAGGGGTTCAGGAAAAAACACGTGAAACTATGTTGTTATGCGAAGCTGCGGGATTTGATGTGATTTTGATAGAAACTGTTGGAGTTGGCCAGTCGGAGGTTGCCGTTGAAGGAATGGTTGACTTTTTCTTGTTGCTAATGCTATCCGGGGCAGGAGATGAATTGCAGGGTATCAAAAGGGGAATTATGGAGATTGCCGACTCTTTGGTGATTACCAAGAGTGATGGTGACAATATAGATAGAAGCAAGTTGGCCGCGAGGCAATATCAGAATGCATTGCATTTATTTCCTCCAAGCGATTCAGGTTGGATTCCTAAGGTCATGACTTGTTCGGCTGTGGAGAATTCAGGGCTTGATCACATATGGAACACTATAAAAGAGTATGAGTCTTTGTGCAAAAGCAATGGGTATTTTGGAGAGAAAAGAGCGTCTCAAAATCTAAAGTGGCTGAAGGAGAATATTCAAAGCAAACTGAATCAAATGTTTTATCAAGACGAGGGCATGGCGTTTTTGATGAAAAATATCGAAAGACAAGTGAGCAATGATGTTTTGCCAGTGAATGTTGGGGTAAGGCAGTTGATGGAGTATTTTTTAAACAATAGAAAAGAAGGTGTTAAGGATTGA